A stretch of Pseudomonas sp. LRP2-20 DNA encodes these proteins:
- a CDS encoding biotin/lipoate A/B protein ligase family protein, translated as MTDQPLALTVEQGLHAEQELLAAVCRGERDAGVLFWRPTDHALVMPRRMSRLENFEAACAELAIAGWPVLLRETGGEPVPQSHATVNIALVYVAPRSEGDHGRIESAYERLCLPLCEVLREWGGVASVGEIDGAFCDGRYNVNLNGRKLVGTAQRWRQGLGGKRPVVLVHGALLLDNERESMVAAVNRFNECCDLEQRCRADSHIALHEVAPEAPWLERLSLAYRDVLAALPKD; from the coding sequence ATGACCGATCAACCCCTGGCGCTCACTGTTGAGCAAGGTTTGCATGCCGAGCAGGAGCTGTTGGCCGCCGTCTGCCGCGGCGAGCGCGATGCCGGTGTTTTGTTCTGGCGGCCAACCGACCACGCACTGGTCATGCCCCGGCGCATGAGCCGCCTGGAAAACTTCGAAGCCGCCTGCGCGGAACTGGCGATTGCCGGCTGGCCGGTGCTGTTGCGTGAGACCGGGGGCGAGCCTGTGCCACAGTCGCACGCGACGGTGAACATTGCGCTGGTCTACGTGGCCCCGCGCAGCGAAGGTGATCATGGCCGCATCGAAAGCGCCTATGAGCGCCTGTGCCTGCCATTGTGTGAGGTGCTGCGCGAGTGGGGCGGTGTGGCTTCGGTGGGCGAGATCGACGGTGCCTTCTGCGATGGCCGTTACAACGTCAACCTCAATGGTCGCAAGCTGGTCGGTACGGCCCAGCGCTGGCGCCAGGGGCTGGGCGGCAAGCGCCCGGTGGTGCTGGTGCACGGTGCGCTGCTGCTGGACAACGAGCGCGAGTCGATGGTCGCCGCGGTAAACCGCTTCAATGAATGCTGTGACCTGGAGCAGCGCTGCCGTGCCGACAGCCATATCGCCTTGCACGAAGTGGCGCCTGAGGCGCCCTGGTTAGAGCGCCTGTCCCTTGCCTATCGCGACGTGCTGGCAGCCCTGCCGAAGGATTAA
- the trpC gene encoding indole-3-glycerol phosphate synthase TrpC yields MSVPTVLERIIARKFQEVAERSARVSLAELERLAKAADAPRGFANALIEQAKRKQPAVIAEIKKASPSKGVIRENFVPADIAVSYEKGGATCLSVLTDVDYFQGADEYLQQARAAVSLPVIRKDFMVDPYQIVEARALGADCVLLIVSALDDVKLAELGSVAKDFGLDVLVEVHDSDELERALKILDTPLVGVNNRNLHTFELSLETTLDLLPRIPRDRLAVTESGILNRADVELMEINEVYSFLVGEAFMRAAQPGLELQRLFFPDQVKKTVQSLD; encoded by the coding sequence ATGAGTGTGCCGACGGTGCTGGAAAGGATCATCGCCCGCAAGTTCCAGGAAGTGGCCGAGCGCAGCGCGCGCGTAAGCCTCGCTGAACTGGAGCGCCTGGCCAAGGCTGCCGATGCCCCGCGCGGCTTTGCCAATGCGCTGATCGAGCAGGCCAAACGCAAGCAACCGGCGGTGATTGCCGAAATCAAGAAGGCTTCGCCGAGCAAAGGCGTGATCCGCGAGAACTTCGTGCCGGCCGATATTGCCGTCAGCTATGAGAAGGGTGGGGCGACTTGCCTGTCGGTGCTGACCGATGTGGATTACTTTCAGGGTGCAGACGAGTACCTGCAACAGGCCCGCGCCGCTGTTTCGCTGCCGGTGATCCGCAAGGATTTCATGGTCGACCCGTACCAGATCGTCGAAGCTCGTGCCCTGGGCGCTGACTGCGTGTTGCTGATCGTGTCGGCGCTGGATGACGTGAAGTTGGCCGAGCTGGGTTCGGTGGCCAAGGATTTCGGCCTCGACGTGCTGGTAGAAGTGCATGACAGCGATGAGCTGGAGCGTGCGCTGAAGATCCTCGATACGCCGTTGGTTGGAGTGAACAATCGTAACCTGCATACCTTCGAGCTCAGCCTGGAAACCACACTCGACCTGCTGCCACGCATTCCACGTGACCGCCTGGCAGTTACCGAGAGCGGTATTCTCAACCGTGCCGATGTCGAGTTGATGGAAATCAACGAGGTCTACTCGTTCCTGGTCGGTGAAGCATTCATGCGCGCCGCGCAGCCGGGGCTGGAATTGCAGCGGTTGTTCTTCCCTGATCAGGTTAAGAAGACTGTTCAGTCTCTGGACTGA
- the trpD gene encoding anthranilate phosphoribosyltransferase, translated as MDIKSALSRIVGHLDLSTDEMRDVMRQIMTGQCSEAQIGAFLMGMRMKSESIDEIVGAVSVMRELADKVELKSLDGVVDIVGTGGDGANIFNVSTASAFVLAAAGCTVAKHGNRAVSGKSGSADLLEAAGIYLNLTPTQVARCIDSLGIGFMFAQSHHTAMKYAAGPRRDLGLRTLFNMLGPLTNPAGVKHQVVGVFTQALCRPLAEVLQRLGSKHVLVVHSKDGLDEFSLAAPTFVAELKNGEISEYWVEPEDLGMKSQSLHGLAVETPQASLELIRDALGRRKTENGQKAAEMIVLNAGAALYAADHAMSLKGGVELAHDVLHTGLAWEKLQELGAFTAVFKVENEA; from the coding sequence ATGGATATCAAGAGCGCGTTGAGCCGCATCGTCGGCCACCTGGACCTCAGCACCGATGAAATGCGCGATGTCATGCGCCAGATCATGACGGGGCAGTGCAGCGAAGCGCAGATCGGTGCCTTCCTGATGGGCATGCGCATGAAGAGCGAGAGCATCGACGAGATCGTCGGTGCGGTCTCGGTGATGCGCGAGCTGGCTGACAAGGTCGAGCTGAAAAGCCTCGATGGCGTGGTCGACATCGTCGGTACCGGCGGTGATGGTGCCAACATCTTCAATGTTTCCACCGCGTCGGCGTTCGTCCTCGCCGCCGCCGGCTGCACCGTGGCCAAGCACGGCAACCGTGCGGTATCTGGCAAGAGCGGCAGTGCCGACCTGCTGGAAGCCGCTGGCATCTACCTGAACCTGACCCCGACCCAGGTCGCCCGCTGCATCGACAGCTTGGGGATAGGTTTCATGTTCGCGCAAAGCCATCACACCGCCATGAAGTATGCCGCTGGCCCGCGTCGCGATCTGGGGCTGCGTACCCTGTTCAACATGCTCGGCCCGCTTACGAATCCGGCCGGAGTGAAGCACCAGGTGGTCGGCGTGTTCACCCAGGCGCTGTGCCGTCCGCTGGCCGAGGTGCTGCAGCGCCTGGGCAGCAAGCATGTGCTGGTGGTGCATTCGAAGGATGGCCTGGACGAGTTCAGCCTGGCTGCGCCAACCTTCGTCGCCGAGCTGAAGAACGGCGAGATCAGTGAGTATTGGGTCGAACCCGAAGACCTCGGCATGAAGAGCCAGAGCCTGCATGGCCTGGCCGTCGAGACGCCACAGGCCTCGCTGGAGCTGATCCGCGATGCCCTGGGCCGGCGCAAGACCGAAAACGGTCAGAAGGCTGCCGAAATGATCGTGCTCAATGCTGGCGCGGCGCTGTATGCCGCTGACCATGCCATGAGTTTGAAGGGGGGCGTGGAACTGGCCCACGACGTACTGCACACCGGGTTGGCCTGGGAGAAGCTGCAGGAACTGGGCGCCTTTACTGCAGTATTCAAAGTGGAGAACGAAGCATGA
- a CDS encoding aminodeoxychorismate/anthranilate synthase component II, with the protein MLLMIDNYDSFTYNVVQYLGELGAEVKVIRNDEMTIAEIEALNPERIVVSPGPCTPSEAGVSIEAILHFAGKLPILGVCLGHQSIGQAFGGDVVRARQVMHGKTSPVHHRDLGVFAELNNPLTVTRYHSLVVKRETLPDCLEVTAWTAHEDGSVDEIMGLRHKTLNIEGVQFHPESILTEQGHELFANFLKQTGGRR; encoded by the coding sequence ATGTTACTGATGATCGACAATTACGACTCATTCACTTACAACGTCGTTCAGTACCTTGGCGAGCTGGGTGCCGAGGTCAAGGTCATTCGCAATGACGAAATGACCATCGCCGAGATCGAAGCCCTCAACCCTGAGCGCATCGTCGTTTCCCCCGGGCCGTGCACGCCAAGCGAAGCCGGCGTGTCCATCGAAGCCATCCTGCACTTTGCCGGCAAGCTGCCGATCCTCGGCGTATGCCTGGGCCACCAGTCCATCGGCCAGGCCTTCGGCGGTGATGTGGTGCGTGCCCGTCAGGTCATGCACGGCAAGACCAGCCCGGTGCACCACCGCGACCTCGGCGTGTTCGCCGAGCTCAACAACCCGCTCACGGTGACCCGCTACCACTCCCTGGTGGTCAAGCGCGAAACCCTGCCGGATTGCCTGGAAGTCACCGCCTGGACTGCTCATGAAGACGGTTCGGTCGACGAGATCATGGGCCTGCGCCACAAGACCCTGAACATCGAAGGGGTACAGTTCCACCCCGAGTCCATCCTCACCGAGCAGGGCCACGAGCTGTTCGCCAACTTCCTCAAGCAGACCGGCGGCCGCCGCTAA